A genomic stretch from Bacterioplanes sanyensis includes:
- a CDS encoding GGDEF domain-containing protein, which yields MSINIRRRAIAEQRWQHLRSELEQKVDERTSELAERNRQLSQLSENLKSQVNTDPLTGIANRRLGMKRLNRLCEQRHPTSTPLTIAILDIDFFKKINDEFGHAAGDLVLVEVASLLSLHLRPTDTIARWGGEEFLLILPDTGLNDSRNICDRLRTLVKQIQVQDHRHVTISIGVACHQSGESDGGLLERADRCLYQAKRLGRDLVITEQQLTSNTTE from the coding sequence TTGTCGATTAACATCCGCCGCCGTGCCATCGCCGAGCAGCGCTGGCAGCATCTTCGTTCTGAGCTAGAGCAAAAGGTGGACGAAAGAACCTCAGAGCTGGCGGAGCGTAACCGTCAACTCTCACAGTTATCCGAGAACCTAAAAAGCCAGGTAAATACCGACCCACTCACCGGCATCGCCAACCGCCGATTAGGCATGAAGCGACTTAATCGTTTATGTGAACAGCGACACCCAACCAGCACGCCGTTGACCATCGCGATTCTCGACATCGACTTTTTCAAGAAAATTAACGATGAATTTGGCCATGCTGCCGGTGATTTGGTGCTCGTTGAAGTGGCCAGTTTATTGTCTTTGCATTTGCGCCCCACGGATACCATTGCCCGTTGGGGCGGCGAAGAGTTTTTATTAATTTTGCCAGACACTGGCTTAAACGACAGTCGCAATATCTGTGATCGCTTGCGCACCTTAGTTAAACAAATCCAAGTGCAAGATCATCGTCACGTCACCATCAGCATAGGGGTTGCTTGTCATCAGTCCGGTGAGTCCGACGGTGGCCTGCTGGAGCGTGCTGATCGTTGCTTGTACCAAGCTAAGCGCTTGGGGCGTGATTTAGTGATTACCGAACAGCAGCTCACCTCAAACACTACTGAATAA